One genomic window of Centropristis striata isolate RG_2023a ecotype Rhode Island chromosome 20, C.striata_1.0, whole genome shotgun sequence includes the following:
- the LOC131993472 gene encoding zinc finger protein 809-like has translation MEKPIHWCSVCNKTFTEKSNLTRHLKIHAVASETFDCDVCRKSFTTKSSLVSHQQQHQYPNIVLYRQGEARLQCTGAAKSVAEAPSTAVDPTWLDPQTAEAAAKRSGGELWKGQLVIVFGKYTGQTFRWLLENDVGWLVWLLFQYCQQGEQNKLLKWQKERLLEYAREFSPVTWHLDRRLKKVQ, from the exons ATGGAAAAGCCTATACATTGGTGCAGCGTGTGCAACAAGACTTTCACTGAAAAGTCCAACCTGACCAGGCATCTGAAGATCCATGCCGTCGCCAGCGAAACCTTTGACTGTGATGTCTGCAGGAAGAGCTTTACCACCAAGTCATCGCTGGTCAGCCATCAGCAGCAACACCAGTACCCCAACATCGTGTTGTACCGGCAAGGAGAGGCCAGGCTGCAGTGTACAGGGGCAGCAAAGTCTGTGGCAGAGGCCCCCAGCACCGCTGTTGACCCTACATGGCTGGATCCCCAGACAGCAGAGGCGGCTGCCAAGAGGTCCGGGGGTGAGCTGTGGAAAGGTCAGCTGGTCATCGTGTTCGGGAAGTACACCGGTCAGACCTTCAGGTGGCTTCTGGAAAACGATGTCGGCTGGCTGGTGTGGTTGCTGTTCCAGTACTGCCAGCAGGGAGAGCAGAACAAGCTGCTGAAGTGGCAGAAGGAGCGACTGCTTGAGTACGCCAGAGAGTTCTCTCCTGTCACATGGCACCTTGATAGGAGGTTGAAG AAAGTGCAGTGA
- the LOC131993903 gene encoding uncharacterized protein LOC131993903 — protein MFPAILCGKRAVDRGVVTLLSDRLNAVSMSKVQRLLQQGHDEWYVERRDLYQTLLYDAHTAGSASSQGGILSYVRAAGTYTPPIAQSPLPSARLLRRAHLIMEIEKMPVYRHQILSVTGEILCIDGTRKYVLKKIYGDGQGTLQYVTSVLNEWGQFLTTVVVAAESEGCYARMAKGLIARFRRANAPAPKVIYADNNCCRDSGSSFLESLFADWVQQGAVVRLDIRHWLHRWDAVVIKQSHAKYGLFMSALAGAVLAYNKTDMMLLVQAVRSGNRELYGRYSDEEMIAFLKPHQVRSYVRRITRRVVVSVTLIHVCNF, from the exons ATGTTCCCTGCCATACTGTGTGGGAAGCGTGCTGTGGACAGAGGTGTGGTCACCCTGCTCAGTGACCGACTCAACGCTGTCTCAATGAGCAAGGTGCagaggctgctgcagcagggCCACGACGAGTGGTATGTGGAGCGGCGTGACCTGTACCAGACTCTGCTGTACGATGCCCACACAGCTGGATCTGCTTCATCTCAGGGGGGCATCCTGTCCTATGTGAGAGCAGCTGGCACTTACACCCCTCCCATTGCCCAGTCTCCCCTTCCGTCTGCTCGTCTCCTGAGGCGTGCTCACCTGATCATGGAGATCGAAAAGATGCCCGTCTACAGACACCAGATCCTCAGTGTGACTGGAGAAATCCTGTGCATTGATGGTACAAGAAAGTAT GTCCTCAAGAAGATATATGGTGATGGCCAGGGTACACTGCAGTACGTCACCAGTGTACTGAACGAGTGGGGCCAGTTCTTGACGACAGTGGTGGTGGCAGCTGAGTCAGAGGGGTGCTACGCGCGCATGGCGAAAGGTCTCATTGCCCGGTTTCGACGTGCCAATGCTCCCGCACCAAAAGTCATTTATGCAGACAACAACTGCTGTCG TGACAGCGGTTCCTCCTTTCTGGAGAGTCTGTTTGCTGACTGGGTACAGCAGGGTGCTGTGGTCAGACTGGACATCCGACACTGGCTACATCGCTGGGATGCTGTTGTGATCAAACAGAGCCATGCCAAGTATGGGTTGTTCATGAGTGCCTTGGCGGGTGCGGTGCTCGCCTACAACAAAACGGACATGATGCTCCTGGTCCAGGCTGTCAGGAGTGGCAACAGAGAGCTGTACGGCAGGTATTCCGACGAGGAGATGATAGCCTTCCTCAAGCCTCACCAGGTCAGATCGTATGTGAGGCGCATCACCCGTCGGGTTGTGGTAAGTGTGACATTGATCCACGTATGCAATTTTTGA
- the LOC131993423 gene encoding zinc finger BED domain-containing protein 4-like, which translates to MSAVWTHFKICDDDRSKAECKLCTTKVSRGGKESTSFNTSNLIKHLRTHHNPEYTEFAKANAKPQQPTLTQVLEKREKMSRENPRVVKITEALTHFIALDDQPLSVVENVGFRQLLSTLEPRYEIPSRPYITDVMVPKVFDEVKKHVRNLVNEVSALSFTTDIWTSSVCPMSLLSLTAQWIDEEFVRHQVTLHAKSFRGSHTSQTIAGAFDSMLQTWDIPKTSVHVVLRDNARNMIKAMSDAELPSLPCTAHTLQLVVHEGILSQRSVADAVAVGRKIVGHFKHSALANSRLEDIQLEINQPAKRLLQDVQTRWNSTFYMIQSLIEQKRPLGIFVSEHGLPDTLTAHQWILLEKVLSVLGPFKELTRKVSSSDAMAADVIPAVTVLHRFLTRETNEDHGIKAMKGTLAAAVRKRFADVEENPLYSIATLLDPRYKNLFFSNTTIAANAKEMLKLELLRLPGEADKQEDDDLNEPPSRKPRSDQPTSSLDSIFDEIASASVGRAAVGSNVQLDTYLGEAAISREDKPLQYWMVNKVRFPTRRPDTFQHLALVLTVKGCSAQCHTL; encoded by the exons ATGTCAGCGGTGTGGACTCACTTCAAAATATGCGACGATGACAGAAGTAAGGCAGAATGCAAACTATGTACTACTAAGGTGTCCAGGGGAGGGAAGGAGAGTACGTCGTTCAATACGAGCAATTTGATAAAACACTTGAGGACACATCATAACCCTGAGTACACCGAGTTTGCTAAGGCTAATGCAAAACCACAGCAGCCAACTTTAACTCAGGTTTTGGAAAAGCGAGAAAAAATGTCAAGAGAAAATCCACGGGTAGTTAAAATAACAGAGGCTTTGACTCATTTTATTGCTCTGGATGACCAGCCACTGTCGGTTGTGGAAAACGTGGGATTTCGCCAACTTCTCAGCACACTGGAGCCGCGATACGAGATTCCCAGCCGCCCCTACATCACGGACGTTATGGTGCCAAAAGTTTTTGACGAGGTAAAAAAACACGTGCGCAACCTGGTGAATGAAGTTTCGGCCTTAAGTTTCACTACGGACATTTGGACAAGCAGTGTGTGCCCGATGTCACTGCTCAGTTTAACGGCGCAGTGGATTGATGAGGAGTTTGTTCGTCACCAAGTCACACTACATGCAAAGTCGTTCCGGGGCTCGCACACCAGCCAAACCATTGCAGGTGCTTTCGATAGCATGCTCCAGACCTGGGACATACCGAAGACGTCTGTCCACGTAGTGCTCCGAGACAACGCACGAAATATGATAAAGGCCATGAGTGATGCTGAGCTGCCCAGCCTACCGTGTACTGCTCACACCCTACAGCTGGTGGTTCACGAGGGCATTCTGTCACAGAGGAGTGTTGCTGATGCGGTGGCAGTCGGCCGCAAAATAGTTGGGCATTTTAAACATTCTGCTCTGGCCAACTCCCGCCTCGAGGACATTCAGTTAGAGATCAACCAGCCTGCGAAGCGGCTCCTGCAAGACGTACAGACCCGCTGGAATAGCACCTTTTATATGATACAGTCATTGATTGAGCAGAAACGGCCTCTGGGAATATTCGTATCTGAACATGGACTCCCTGATACTCTCACGGCTCACCAGTGGATACTGCTGGAGAAGGTGCTATCTGTTTTGGGTCCGTTCAAGGAGTTAACTCGAAAAGTTAGCTCTTCAGATGCCATGGCCGCAGATGTCATTCCAGCAGTCACTGTGCTGCACAGATTTCTAACAAGGGAGACTAATGAGGACCATGGGATCAAAGCAATGAAGGGAACCTTGGCTGCAGCTGTCAGGAAGCGATTCGCTGATGTGGAGGAAAACCCACTCTACAGCATCGCAACGCTACTCGATCCCAG gtataaaaatctgtttttctccAACACCACCATTGCTGCAAATGCCAAAGAGATGCTGAAACTTGAGCTGCTAAGGTTGCCTGGAGAAGCGGACAAGCAGGAGGATGATGACCTGAATGAACCACCTTCAAGAAAACCACGCAGTGACCAACCAACTAGTAGTCTAGACAGCATATTTGATGAAATTGCATCAGCATCAGTGGGCAGAGCTGCAGTAGGTTCTAATGTACAGTTAGACACATATCTTGGAGAGGCCGCAATTTCACGAGAAGACAAACCACTACAATACTGGATGGTTAATAAAGTGCGGTTCCCAACTCGGCGGCCAGATACCTTTCAGCACCTTGCACTAGTGTTGACAGTGAAAGGCTGTTCAGCTCAGTGTCACACATTGTGA
- the LOC131993424 gene encoding uncharacterized protein LOC131993424, whose translation MSAESEEDPIDSFCRNHAILTKAEQVEEEDSPALQDVLMTQGHLHLPGIEEVEALALLLLELVDDSDRHLVPADLRQKIITAASSLHEHDKTAARFVKKYESRWGYTLFGRCLGADTHETRAAQKTKFGWMRFPQAAQVTEDSRLLYLLIKMLKNRPPCSQLSSPSKVVASIKGQYKRIADRLRDDAILCGLAIPLPNVNAKSISTFIVREEKKANYRATVMPRVTPHKKVLSDTPLPEAPVLPTSLPPPDRPEVQYQHLHHLAGKRQGEKRRLAFEEPEPAPVNRPIPPNPANRPIQPKPAASAHIPPAVSAAAPLLLVLPAQPQAPSIKLLGPSGSQGFVPVAQPPAPTTKQLMPNKSLRPCGACQVPQCGGQRKRYTPSKDKAAGSNQKIFTYCPATRKSTTSGFEDVCYDNFEHFKSVVDIALEKRKSN comes from the exons ATGTCTGCAGAGTCAGAGGAGGATCCTATTGATAGCTTCTGCAGGAACCATGCCATCCTCACCAAGGCAgaacaggtggaggaggaggacagcccCGCTCTGCAAGATGTGCTCATGACCCAGGGACATCTGCATCTGCCAGGAATAGAAGAAGTGGAGGCACTGGCCTTGCTGCTCCTAGAACTGGTAGACGACAGCGACCGCCACCTAGTgccagctgacctgaggcagaAGATCATCACCGCCGCCAGCTCTCTTCACGAGCACGACAAGACCGCCGCcagatttgttaaaaaatatgagTCCAGGTGGGGCTACACCCTGTTTGGCCGGTGTCTTGGGGCTGACACCCACGAGACCAGAGCAGCTCAGAAAACAAAGTTTGGCTGGATGAGGTTCCCTCAGGCGGCACAGGTGACAGAGGACAGCCGTCTGCTCTACCTCCTCATCAAGATGCTCAAAAACCGACCGCCGTGCAGTCAACTCTCCTCCCCCAGTAAAGTCGTGGCTTCTATTAAGGGGCAGTATAAAAGGATTGCAGACCGACTAAGAGACGATGCCATCCTGTGCGGCCTCGCCATTCCTCTGCCCAATGTGAATGCGAAATCCATCTCCACCTTTATTGTGAGGGAGGAGAAAAAGGCCAACTACAGAGCAACAGTAATGCCCAGAGTGACACCACACAAGAAAGTGTTGTCAGACACACCGCTTCCAGAAGCTCCTGTGCTGCCAACATCCTTGCCTCCACCAGATCGGCCTGAAGTGCAGTACCAGCACCTTCATCACCTGGCTGGGAAAAGGCAGGGTGAGAAGCGGAG GTTAGCTTTTGAAGAGCCAGAACCGGCCCCTGTGAACCGGCCCATTCCGCCAAACCCCGCGAACCGGCCCATTCAGCCAAAGCCTGCTGCGTCGGCCCATATTCCACCCGCTGTGTCAGCAGCGGCACCTCTACTCCTGGTTCTTCCTGCACAGCCACAAGCTCCCTCCATCAAACTTCTGGGGCCATCAGGCAGTCAGGGCTTTGTACCTGTGGCACAGCCCCCTGCACCAACCACCAAGCAACTCATGCCCAACAAGTCCTTGCGGCCATGTGGGGCTTGCCAAGTGCCTCAGTGTGGTGGGCAGCGGAAAAGGTACACACCTTCAAAGGACAAAGCAGCTGGAAGCAACCAGAAGATATTTACCTATTGCCCGGCAACTAGGAAATCCACTACCTCTGGGTTTGAAGATGTTTGCTATGATAATTTTGAACACTTCAAAAGTGTGGTGGATATAGCcttagaaaaaaggaaaagcaatTAG
- the LOC131993902 gene encoding uncharacterized protein LOC131993902: protein MSKVQRLLQQGHDEWYVERRDLYQTLLYDAHTAGSASSQGGILSYVRAAGTYTPPIAQSPLPSARLLRRAHLIMEIGKMPVYRHQILSVTGEILCIDGTRKVLKKIYGDGQGTMQYVTSVLNEWGQFLTTVVVAAESEGCYARMAKGLIARFRRANAPAPKVIYADNNCCRDSGSSFLESLFADWVQQGAVVRLDIRHWLHRWDAVVIKQSHAKYGLFMSALAGAVLAYNKTDMMLLVQAVRSGNAELYGRYSDEEMIAFLKPHQVRSYVRRITRGVVESALVIEAIIAEFRGPAGLDIDGIPLFKSTEAVDAHWATASKHLGCMQDPPGIQLYVSVKVVVLNGVRLNKYRCRRGSNSLEGLHAHLYNAIPSQRCGIIPFQWNNRMASLRVAGGQGRQTSCMDARQIQRINQQAELLFGKEHVLEPNFAAPLPVPDAYEHPDEEELLGVEYAVCQSTSFTAKNFYVQKAMTTNMV from the exons ATGAGCAAGGTGCagaggctgctgcagcagggCCACGACGAGTGGTACGTGGAGCGGCGTGACCTGTACCAGACTCTGCTGTACGATGCCCACACAGCTGGATCCGCTTCATCTCAGGGGGGCATCCTGTCCTATGTGAGAGCAGCTGGCACTTACACCCCTCCCATTGCCCAGTCTCCCCTTCCGTCTGCTCGTCTCCTGAGGCGTGCTCACCTGATCATGGAGATCGGAAAGATGCCCGTCTACAGACACCAGATCCTCAGTGTGACTGGAGAAATCCTGTGCATTGATGGTACAAGAAAA GTCCTCAAGAAGATATATGGTGATGGCCAGGGTACCATGCAGTACGTCACCAGTGTACTGAACGAGTGGGGCCAGTTCTTGACGACAGTGGTGGTGGCAGCTGAGTCAGAGGGGTGCTACGCGCGCATGGCGAAAGGTCTCATTGCCCGGTTTCGACGTGCCAATGCTCCTGCACCAAAAGTCATTTATGCAGACAACAACTGCTGTCG TGACAGCGGTTCCTCCTTTCTGGAGAGTCTGTTTGCTGACTGGGTACAGCAGGGTGCTGTGGTCAGACTGGACATCCGACACTGGCTACATCGCTGGGATGCTGTTGTGATCAAACAGAGCCATGCCAAGTACGGGTTGTTCATGAGTGCCTTGGCGGGTGCGGTGCTCGCCTACAACAAGACGGACATGATGCTCCTGGTCCAGGCTGTCAGGAGTGGCAACGCAGAGCTGTACGGCAGGTATTCCGACGAGGAGATGATAGCCTTCCTCAAGCCTCACCAGGTCAGATCGTATGTGAGGCGCATCACCCGTGGGGTTGTG GAGTCTGCTTTGGTGATTGAGGCCATCATTGCCGAGTTCAGGGGACCAGCAGGCCTGGACATTGATGGAATCCCCCTGTTCAAGTCAACAGAGGCAGTTGATGCTCACTGGGCAACTGCAAGCAAGCATCTCGGCTGCATGCAG gATCCCCCTGGCATACagctgtatgtgtctgtgaagGTTGTGGTGCTGAATGGTGTTCGGCTCAACAAGTACAGGTGCCGGAGAGGCAGTAACTCTTTGGAGGGGTTGCACGCACACCTTTACAATGCCATACCTTCACAGAGATGTGGGATTATACCGTTCCAA TGGAACAACCGCATGGCATCACTCCGGGTTGCTGGCGGTCAGGGTCGGCAGACGTCATGCATGGACGCGCGGCAGATCCAGCGCATCAATCAGCAGGCTGAGCTTCTGTTCGGCAAGGAGCACGTCCTGGAGCCCAACTTTGCTGCTCCACTGCCCGTCCCTGATGCGTACGAGCACCCAGATGAGGAGGAGCTCCTTGGCGTGGAGTATGCCGTGTGCCAGTCTACCAGCTTCACTGCTAAAAATTTCTATGTGCAGAAAG CAATGACAACAAACATGGTATAA